A window from Prochlorococcus marinus CUG1435 encodes these proteins:
- a CDS encoding acyltransferase, translating into MKIHKIIFSLFSFFKGDIFALKKIYNIKIGKNCRLSKNNYGEEPYLISMGDNVSAIKVDFITHDGSVWLWRKENPNLDFFNSIEIESNIFIGHKSILLPGTYIESNVIIGAGSVVKGRLLKNSVYAGVPARKISSTKEYYLKNINKFSNTKLMSRKEKREYLMKNLNNFKL; encoded by the coding sequence ATGAAAATCCACAAAATAATATTCTCCCTTTTCTCATTTTTTAAGGGTGATATTTTTGCATTAAAAAAAATTTATAATATCAAAATTGGGAAAAATTGCCGTTTAAGTAAAAATAATTATGGTGAGGAACCCTATTTGATTTCTATGGGTGATAATGTTAGTGCAATTAAAGTTGATTTTATAACTCATGATGGGTCTGTTTGGCTATGGAGGAAAGAAAATCCAAATTTAGACTTTTTCAATTCAATAGAAATTGAATCTAATATATTTATTGGACATAAATCTATCTTATTACCTGGAACTTATATTGAATCCAATGTAATAATTGGAGCAGGATCTGTTGTTAAAGGAAGATTATTAAAAAATAGTGTTTATGCGGGCGTCCCTGCCCGTAAAATCAGTTCAACAAAGGAATATTATTTAAAAAATATTAATAAATTCAGCAATACAAAATTAATGAGCCGAAAAGAGAAACGAGAATACTTAATGAAAAATTTAAATAACTTTAAATTATGA
- a CDS encoding mannose-1-phosphate guanylyltransferase/mannose-6-phosphate isomerase: MTKILPVILCGGSGTRLWPLSRTSFPKQYLKVFENEKFSFLQKTLQRLENFENLNKPIIICNEEHRFIVAEQMRDIKIKPQSILLEPVARNTAPAITIAALKAIEAGEDPILFVLPSDHLIKDNLKFQKTIESALKYCNLGKLLTFGVFPHKVETGYGYIKAAKALDEATLKAVEIREFIEKPNKEKAAEFIKDKRFSWNSGIFLFKASILINEIRKFKPEIYNFCRKSLSKKLLDLDFQRLEKRSFESCEDISIDKAIMEKTNSGMVLPLNVGWSDIGSWNTLWEISDKDNDGNVVYGDVVLSSTSDSYLRSEKSLLVGLGIKNLAVIETTDAILVANKDKIQDLKNLVSQIASVGKKEVKNHKTIYRPWGFYTSIAGDINWQVKKITVKKGQSLSLQLHKHRSEHWIVVSGTALVEVGEEQKILHKNQSTYIPQGIKHRLSNPINAELILIEVQSGSYLGEDDIVRFNDKYGRK, translated from the coding sequence ATGACTAAGATTTTACCAGTAATTCTTTGTGGAGGCAGTGGTACAAGACTTTGGCCGTTATCAAGAACTTCTTTCCCAAAACAATATTTAAAAGTATTTGAGAATGAAAAATTTTCTTTTTTGCAAAAAACTCTTCAAAGATTAGAAAATTTTGAAAACCTTAATAAACCAATAATTATATGTAATGAGGAACATCGATTTATTGTCGCCGAGCAAATGAGAGATATCAAAATTAAACCACAATCAATTTTACTTGAGCCTGTCGCAAGAAATACTGCCCCTGCAATAACAATTGCTGCTTTAAAAGCTATTGAGGCAGGTGAAGACCCTATTTTATTTGTGTTACCTTCCGATCATCTTATAAAAGATAATTTGAAATTTCAAAAAACTATCGAATCTGCTTTGAAGTATTGCAACTTAGGCAAACTTTTAACTTTTGGAGTTTTTCCACACAAAGTAGAAACAGGATACGGATATATTAAGGCTGCTAAGGCACTTGATGAAGCCACATTAAAAGCTGTAGAAATAAGAGAATTCATAGAAAAACCGAATAAAGAAAAAGCTGCAGAATTTATTAAAGATAAAAGATTTTCTTGGAATAGCGGAATTTTTCTTTTTAAAGCGAGTATTTTGATTAATGAGATTAGAAAATTCAAGCCAGAAATTTATAATTTTTGCAGAAAATCATTATCTAAAAAACTTTTAGATTTAGATTTTCAAAGATTAGAAAAGAGATCTTTTGAATCTTGTGAGGATATTTCTATAGATAAGGCAATAATGGAAAAAACAAATTCTGGAATGGTTTTACCATTAAATGTAGGCTGGAGTGATATTGGTAGTTGGAACACATTATGGGAAATATCAGATAAAGATAACGATGGTAATGTTGTTTATGGTGATGTTGTTCTTAGCTCAACTAGTGATTCTTATTTAAGATCTGAAAAAAGTTTGTTGGTTGGTCTTGGGATTAAGAATTTAGCAGTTATAGAAACAACTGATGCGATACTTGTTGCGAATAAAGATAAAATTCAAGATCTGAAAAACCTTGTATCTCAAATTGCATCAGTAGGAAAAAAAGAGGTTAAAAATCATAAAACTATTTATAGACCTTGGGGTTTTTATACATCAATAGCTGGAGATATTAATTGGCAGGTAAAAAAAATAACAGTTAAAAAAGGTCAATCTTTATCTCTGCAATTACATAAACATAGATCTGAGCATTGGATAGTTGTTTCTGGGACAGCTTTAGTAGAAGTAGGTGAAGAACAGAAAATTTTACATAAAAATCAAAGTACATATATTCCTCAAGGGATTAAACATAGATTGTCTAATCCAATTAATGCGGAACTAATTTTAATAGAGGTTCAAAGTGGTAGTTATCTAGGTGAGGATGACATTGTTAGATTTAATGATAAGTATGGAAGAAAATAA
- a CDS encoding ABC transporter ATP-binding protein, producing the protein MTNIIKIIKGFKKLYELTKYRNIELMGLLILIFFSTSIEVISISLVQPLTSIAAGEKIINFSEKNFLLNKFFSSLNIGSFDLNQLSIFLIVSLSLSFFSTILLLYSSISLSVRLRKDWTKKILSNLLRSPYSSIAKERSGKLIETISNETKLGGEVILTLLQLIEKLFLSVLLIIGMLISNFLPTLYIILIAFIVLIFLKSIGVFRSVQRGRKLIKYNQSIASIIAESINNVRQIKLLNAYQYPLKKIDEDLKKHGSVQVAYGVSKGIPTSFFKYLFITGGVIVLMFIGARGKEEITNSLPNLTLLALLAGRLSTVFSSLSKQTMKFNLGLANIESVHSRIFSKSKKENLTNGLPINKKIKKISFENAFFSWNKKDFLIKNLNIVFEKGVNVLTGPSGCGKSTIASLLLSLLKLDKGKIMINDEDMNVFNLNSLRKKIAYVTQENEFFNGTFNENIKLGNPLANDQDVISVAKLSSSHEFIQSYEKGYQTQLSEKGSSLSGGQKQRLSLARSLIMKHDVYIFDEVTNALDKNNENIIQNIIEELGKENIVIQISHLPNAIKKADKLFEFNKSGKVRIITKSDNKFT; encoded by the coding sequence ATGACTAACATAATCAAAATTATTAAAGGATTTAAAAAATTATATGAATTAACTAAATATCGAAATATTGAATTAATGGGCTTATTAATTTTAATTTTTTTTTCAACCTCTATTGAAGTTATATCGATTTCATTAGTGCAACCTTTAACTTCAATAGCTGCAGGCGAAAAAATTATTAACTTTTCAGAAAAAAATTTTTTACTTAATAAATTTTTTTCAAGTTTAAATATTGGTTCCTTTGATCTAAATCAGTTAAGTATATTTTTGATAGTAAGTTTATCTCTGAGTTTTTTTTCTACAATCCTTTTACTTTACTCAAGTATCTCACTCTCAGTACGACTTAGAAAAGATTGGACTAAAAAAATCCTTTCAAATCTCCTCCGGTCTCCATATTCTTCAATTGCAAAAGAACGAAGTGGGAAATTAATAGAGACAATTTCTAATGAAACAAAGCTAGGAGGAGAAGTAATCCTTACTTTATTACAGTTAATTGAAAAACTTTTTTTATCTGTATTATTAATAATTGGAATGCTAATTTCTAATTTCCTTCCGACTTTATATATAATACTTATTGCATTTATTGTACTTATATTTTTAAAATCAATTGGAGTTTTTAGAAGTGTTCAAAGAGGACGTAAATTAATCAAATATAATCAATCAATAGCTTCCATCATTGCTGAATCAATAAATAATGTAAGACAAATAAAATTACTAAATGCATACCAATATCCGCTCAAAAAAATTGATGAAGATTTAAAAAAACATGGCTCAGTACAAGTAGCCTATGGAGTCTCAAAAGGAATCCCAACATCATTCTTTAAATATTTATTCATTACAGGAGGCGTAATAGTATTAATGTTTATAGGTGCAAGAGGTAAAGAAGAAATAACTAATTCGCTTCCAAATTTAACATTATTAGCTCTTTTAGCAGGAAGACTTTCAACAGTTTTCAGTTCACTATCAAAGCAAACTATGAAATTCAATTTAGGATTGGCAAATATAGAATCAGTTCATAGCAGAATATTTAGTAAATCAAAAAAGGAAAACCTCACAAATGGATTACCAATTAATAAAAAGATTAAAAAGATTAGCTTTGAAAATGCCTTTTTTTCATGGAATAAAAAAGACTTCTTAATAAAAAATCTAAATATAGTTTTTGAAAAAGGTGTTAATGTTTTAACTGGACCTAGTGGCTGTGGCAAAAGTACAATCGCATCACTTTTATTGTCTTTACTGAAATTGGATAAGGGAAAGATAATGATTAATGATGAAGATATGAATGTTTTTAATTTAAATTCTTTAAGAAAAAAGATAGCTTATGTCACCCAGGAAAATGAATTTTTTAATGGAACTTTTAACGAAAATATTAAATTAGGGAATCCACTTGCTAATGATCAAGATGTAATTTCAGTAGCGAAGCTCTCCTCTTCGCATGAGTTTATACAATCATATGAAAAAGGTTACCAAACTCAATTATCAGAAAAGGGTTCCTCTTTGTCAGGTGGGCAAAAGCAAAGATTATCACTAGCGAGAAGTTTAATAATGAAACATGATGTATATATTTTTGATGAGGTTACTAATGCATTAGATAAAAATAACGAAAATATAATACAAAATATTATTGAAGAATTAGGCAAAGAAAATATAGTAATACAAATTTCTCATCTACCAAATGCTATTAAAAAAGCTGATAAGTTATTTGAATTTAATAAATCCGGTAAAGTTAGAATAATTACTAAAAGTGATAATAAATTTACTTAA
- a CDS encoding polysaccharide biosynthesis protein: MRVFLSSIIFYYFANNLSLNKNFFINFTLISSFALINSRVLISLIINFKFFKNRKNIIIYGAGTAGAKLARSISIDKTNRILCFIDDNSALWGRSIFGYEIKSPNYLNSLEKDIDCVLFCIPSIKNIEKKRILNFLNKFSFRVFKVPTIEEIKTGKAKISEFRNINIEDLIYRDSNAKIEKLTKDLLFGKNICITGAGGSIGSELTRQIINLSPKKIILLEISEINLYLINEEVSKFEDKKIEVITKLGSASDYELVNNILKENNINYLIHAAAYKHVSLVEKNPLAGLSNNILSSIVISKLSRKYNIDGCILISTDKAVRPTNIMGASKRISEIIFKVSQKISNQKNMFTKFSIVRFGNVLGSSGSVVPLFKQQIRDGGPLTVTHPEVIRYFMTIEEAVNLVINTIAISKGGETYILDMGEPVKILDLAKKMIKLSGLRLKDNKHKSGDIEIKFLGLKEGEKLYEELLISGKSKSTIFEQINEDIDLTNYEDPKLIGLLDQLETYLVDKNLKNSINLISSILPEWSKSQKIINLKN, encoded by the coding sequence ATGAGAGTATTTTTAAGCTCTATAATTTTCTATTATTTTGCTAATAATCTTTCTTTAAATAAAAACTTTTTTATTAATTTTACTCTTATTTCATCTTTTGCATTAATTAACTCACGAGTATTAATATCATTAATTATAAATTTTAAATTTTTTAAAAATAGAAAAAACATTATTATATATGGAGCAGGAACTGCTGGAGCTAAATTAGCAAGATCGATATCAATAGATAAAACTAATAGAATACTTTGCTTTATTGATGATAACTCCGCATTATGGGGGAGATCTATATTCGGTTATGAAATTAAAAGTCCTAATTATTTAAATAGTTTAGAAAAAGATATTGATTGTGTTTTATTTTGTATACCATCAATTAAAAATATTGAAAAAAAGAGAATTTTAAATTTTTTAAATAAATTTTCCTTTAGAGTATTTAAAGTTCCGACTATTGAGGAAATAAAAACAGGTAAAGCAAAAATTTCAGAGTTCAGAAATATCAATATTGAAGATCTTATATATAGAGATTCAAACGCAAAGATTGAAAAGTTAACAAAAGATTTGCTTTTTGGAAAAAATATATGCATTACGGGAGCAGGTGGTTCAATAGGAAGTGAGTTGACTAGGCAAATTATTAATCTGAGTCCAAAAAAAATCATATTGTTAGAAATTAGCGAAATAAATTTATATTTAATTAATGAAGAAGTATCGAAATTTGAAGATAAAAAAATTGAAGTAATTACAAAATTAGGAAGTGCATCTGATTATGAATTGGTAAATAACATCTTAAAAGAAAATAATATAAATTACTTAATCCATGCTGCAGCATATAAACATGTTTCTCTAGTAGAAAAAAATCCATTAGCAGGATTATCAAATAACATATTATCTTCAATAGTTATTTCAAAATTATCTAGAAAATATAATATTGATGGTTGCATTCTCATCTCAACAGATAAGGCAGTAAGACCAACTAATATAATGGGTGCTTCAAAAAGAATTTCGGAAATAATTTTCAAGGTTTCTCAAAAAATTTCTAATCAAAAAAATATGTTTACAAAGTTCTCTATTGTTAGATTTGGAAACGTTCTTGGGTCTTCAGGTTCGGTAGTGCCCTTGTTCAAGCAGCAAATTAGAGATGGAGGTCCTCTTACAGTAACTCATCCAGAAGTCATAAGATATTTTATGACAATTGAAGAAGCTGTTAATTTAGTCATAAATACTATTGCGATAAGTAAAGGGGGAGAAACTTATATATTAGATATGGGAGAACCGGTAAAAATTTTAGATTTAGCAAAAAAAATGATTAAATTAAGTGGTCTAAGATTAAAAGATAATAAACATAAATCAGGAGATATTGAAATAAAGTTTTTAGGATTAAAAGAAGGCGAAAAACTTTATGAGGAGTTATTGATAAGTGGCAAATCAAAATCTACAATTTTTGAACAAATAAACGAAGATATTGATTTAACCAACTATGAGGATCCTAAATTAATTGGATTATTAGATCAACTGGAGACATATTTAGTTGATAAAAATCTTAAAAATTCAATTAATTTAATCAGTTCCATACTACCTGAATGGTCTAAATCCCAAAAAATTATTAATTTAAAAAATTAA
- the gmd gene encoding GDP-mannose 4,6-dehydratase, which yields MKNNPANKIALITGITGQDGSYLAELLLQKGYEVHGVKRRSSNFNTQRIDHLYQDPHNPNQKLILHYGDLTDSTNIINIIQKIKPDEIYNLGAQSHVSVSFESPEYTANCDALGALRILEAVRLLGLQKKTKIYQASTSELYGLVQESPQSEFTPFYPRSPYAVSKLYAYWITVNYREAYDLFACNGILFNHESPRRGETFVTRKITRGLSRISVGLENCIYMGNLNSLRDWGHARDYVEMQWRMLQKEKPSDYVIATGRQESVRKFIELAAIALGWNKNNSQGIIWEGEGLNEVGLRADTGEIVIKIDKRYFRPCEVDTLLGNPSKASKELGWEATTSLEELVKEMINEDLEIAQKEVLISDKGFDVNTPKENPPSYINNT from the coding sequence TTGAAAAATAATCCAGCAAATAAAATCGCCTTAATTACTGGCATAACTGGACAAGATGGGAGTTATCTAGCAGAACTTCTTTTGCAAAAAGGATATGAGGTACATGGCGTAAAAAGACGTTCTAGCAATTTTAATACACAAAGAATCGATCATCTTTATCAAGATCCTCATAATCCAAATCAAAAATTAATACTTCACTATGGTGACCTAACTGATAGTACAAATATAATAAATATTATTCAAAAAATTAAGCCAGACGAGATTTATAATTTAGGAGCACAAAGTCATGTATCAGTAAGCTTTGAATCTCCTGAATATACCGCTAATTGCGATGCTCTAGGTGCTTTGAGAATTCTTGAAGCGGTAAGGTTACTTGGACTTCAGAAAAAAACAAAAATATATCAAGCGAGTACCAGTGAGCTATATGGGCTTGTTCAAGAGTCCCCTCAATCAGAATTTACACCCTTCTATCCAAGAAGTCCCTATGCAGTTTCAAAGCTTTATGCATATTGGATTACGGTCAACTATAGAGAAGCTTATGACTTATTTGCTTGCAATGGGATACTTTTTAATCATGAAAGTCCTCGAAGAGGAGAAACTTTTGTCACTAGAAAGATAACAAGAGGATTATCAAGAATTAGTGTAGGTTTAGAAAATTGTATTTATATGGGAAATTTAAATTCCTTAAGAGACTGGGGTCATGCAAGAGATTATGTAGAGATGCAATGGCGCATGCTTCAAAAAGAAAAGCCAAGTGATTATGTTATCGCCACTGGAAGACAGGAATCAGTTAGGAAATTTATAGAGTTGGCTGCAATAGCTCTTGGATGGAATAAAAATAATTCCCAAGGAATAATTTGGGAAGGAGAGGGTTTAAATGAAGTTGGGCTAAGAGCAGATACAGGGGAAATTGTTATAAAAATAGATAAAAGATATTTCCGACCCTGTGAGGTAGACACATTATTAGGAAACCCATCAAAGGCTTCAAAGGAACTTGGATGGGAAGCTACTACAAGTTTAGAGGAACTTGTAAAAGAAATGATTAATGAAGATCTTGAAATAGCACAAAAGGAAGTTTTGATTTCCGATAAAGGTTTTGATGTTAATACGCCTAAAGAAAATCCTCCTAGCTATATCAATAACACATAG
- a CDS encoding GDP-L-fucose synthase, translating to MNLINKNDLIFVAGHTGMAGNAITKFLKVNGYQNLLLPTRFELDLTDSKAVKEWFCKNKPQVVILAAAKVGGIEANSKFPSDFILENLKIEINIIENSWKFNVKRLLFLGSSCIYPKFAKQPIKEEYLLEGGLEITNESYAVAKIAGIKMCSSLKKQYGFDAISLMPTNLYGPGDNYHPTNSHVMASLISKFFNAKAKNLDKVLCWGSGLPKREFLYVEDLAKAVLFTLEKISSDNKLLYDEDSNYLGFLNVGTGKDISIKELANLIAEEVNFKGNIEWDLLKPDGTPKKLLDVSKLNKLGWFASTEINNGIKSTINNYSDNLNKNKLRSN from the coding sequence ATGAATCTAATAAATAAAAATGATCTTATTTTTGTTGCTGGTCACACAGGAATGGCTGGAAATGCAATAACAAAATTCCTCAAAGTTAATGGATATCAGAATTTACTCTTACCGACAAGATTCGAACTTGATTTAACTGATTCAAAAGCAGTAAAGGAATGGTTTTGTAAAAATAAACCCCAAGTTGTTATTTTAGCTGCAGCTAAAGTAGGAGGAATAGAAGCAAATTCAAAATTTCCAAGCGATTTTATTTTAGAAAATCTTAAAATAGAAATTAACATAATCGAGAATTCATGGAAATTTAATGTTAAAAGATTATTATTTCTTGGTAGTAGTTGTATATATCCAAAATTTGCAAAACAGCCTATTAAGGAAGAATATTTATTAGAAGGTGGATTAGAAATAACTAATGAATCTTATGCAGTTGCCAAAATCGCAGGAATAAAAATGTGCTCATCTCTAAAGAAACAATATGGTTTTGATGCTATTTCTTTAATGCCAACAAATCTTTATGGGCCAGGAGATAATTACCACCCTACAAATAGTCATGTTATGGCATCATTAATCAGCAAATTCTTTAATGCAAAAGCTAAAAATCTAGATAAAGTCTTATGTTGGGGGAGTGGATTACCCAAAAGAGAATTTTTGTATGTAGAAGATTTAGCTAAAGCTGTCCTTTTTACTCTTGAAAAAATATCTTCTGATAATAAATTGCTTTATGATGAAGATTCTAATTATCTAGGATTTCTAAACGTTGGAACTGGTAAAGATATTTCTATAAAAGAATTAGCAAATTTGATTGCAGAAGAAGTAAATTTTAAAGGTAATATTGAATGGGATTTGTTAAAACCAGATGGCACTCCAAAAAAATTACTAGATGTTTCAAAATTAAATAAATTAGGATGGTTTGCTAGTACTGAAATAAATAATGGTATTAAATCAACAATTAATAATTATTCCGATAACTTAAACAAAAATAAATTGCGCTCAAATTAA
- a CDS encoding glycosyltransferase, with the protein MTRKVVHIINDLRKGGTNNCFVNLISEIDPSATIICINKKDYYYDYLLLKEFKVYYLDNSSILKFLTSFYTIIKILRKERFSILSCWLYKSCLFGGLFSIFFRNKNVIWNIRHSDTSFNIKDLRKFTVIRLCSIITKLKKINIIYNSYCAMESHKNIGFKSPKIEVINNSFDTFKFKNSKNKKFFLERYGIQNNKLIISMYGRYHPIKNHITLLECISQIYKTVPDIHLFLAGQGINNQNLTLKKAIKSFKIEKITTLAGFLGEEELIDAYSSSDLTVLTSSSESFPNVIGESMSCMTPCVSFNVGDCKKLIGNTGWITKNNNLSSLIYTLEKAINFTREKTNWLNMRKRCHQRIRDLFNYEKEIAKYENYYQKLK; encoded by the coding sequence ATGACTAGAAAAGTTGTTCACATTATTAATGATCTAAGAAAAGGGGGCACAAATAATTGTTTTGTGAATTTGATATCAGAAATAGATCCAAGTGCAACAATAATTTGTATAAATAAAAAGGATTATTATTATGATTATCTACTATTAAAAGAATTTAAAGTTTATTATCTAGACAATTCATCAATATTAAAGTTCTTAACCTCTTTTTACACAATCATAAAAATCTTAAGAAAAGAAAGATTCTCAATTTTAAGTTGCTGGCTTTATAAATCATGCTTATTTGGGGGATTATTTTCAATATTTTTTAGAAATAAAAATGTTATTTGGAATATAAGACATTCCGATACCAGCTTTAATATTAAAGATTTAAGAAAATTTACTGTTATTAGGTTGTGTTCAATAATAACTAAGCTTAAAAAAATAAATATTATTTATAATTCTTATTGCGCAATGGAATCTCACAAAAATATTGGTTTTAAATCGCCTAAAATTGAAGTCATAAATAATAGTTTTGATACATTTAAATTTAAGAACTCAAAAAATAAAAAATTTTTTCTAGAAAGATATGGAATTCAAAATAATAAATTAATAATTTCAATGTACGGTAGATATCATCCAATAAAAAACCACATTACCCTATTAGAATGTATTTCCCAAATATATAAAACCGTTCCTGATATTCATTTATTCTTAGCTGGGCAGGGTATTAATAATCAAAATTTAACTTTAAAAAAAGCTATTAAATCATTTAAAATTGAGAAGATAACAACTCTAGCTGGATTTTTGGGAGAAGAAGAATTAATAGATGCCTATTCTTCTAGTGATTTAACTGTTTTAACTTCTTCTTCTGAATCATTTCCTAACGTAATTGGGGAATCTATGTCATGTATGACACCATGCGTATCTTTTAACGTAGGAGATTGCAAAAAATTAATAGGAAATACTGGATGGATAACGAAAAATAATAATTTGTCTTCATTAATTTATACCCTAGAGAAAGCCATAAACTTTACAAGGGAAAAAACTAATTGGTTAAATATGAGAAAGAGGTGTCATCAAAGAATTAGAGATTTATTTAATTATGAAAAAGAGATTGCAAAATATGAGAATTATTACCAAAAACTTAAATAA
- a CDS encoding nucleotide sugar dehydrogenase — protein sequence MEMQIKNICCIGAGYVGGPTMAVIAEKCPDIIINVVDLNEERIKNWNNHDFSKLPIYEPGLAEIVEKCRGKNLFFSNEIQEKIKNADMVFISVNTPTKTKGFGAGKASDLKWVEACARQVANFSEGHTIVVEKSTLPVRTAEVIKAILLGSNQSKEKSLLNTSFDVLSNPEFLSEGTAIKDLYYPDRVLIGGEKEEAMEALSKIYKNWVPEEKILKTNIWSSELAKLTSNAFLAQRISSINSISAICEATGADIREVTRAIGSDTRIGSKFLDSGPGFGGSCFKKDILNLVYLSSYFGLEEVANFWESVVELNKWHQHRISKLIVNKLFGTVRGKKIFILGFAFKANTNDTRESAAINICKDLLEEGAVLYIHDPKVGPDQICKDIGIKRKLQEDEIKNKNFLNESSWYFTNDFIEGADGADAVVVLTEWREYRILDWATLSRKLRKPAWIFDSRSIIPTEVLKSLEINFWRIGDGLN from the coding sequence ATGGAAATGCAAATTAAAAATATTTGTTGCATCGGTGCGGGATATGTAGGAGGTCCCACCATGGCAGTAATAGCTGAGAAATGTCCAGATATAATTATTAATGTAGTGGATTTAAATGAAGAGAGGATAAAAAATTGGAATAATCATGATTTTTCAAAACTTCCAATATATGAACCTGGACTTGCAGAAATTGTAGAAAAATGTAGAGGCAAAAATTTATTTTTTTCAAATGAAATTCAAGAAAAAATAAAAAATGCAGATATGGTTTTTATTTCAGTTAATACCCCTACAAAAACAAAAGGTTTTGGGGCTGGAAAAGCAAGTGATTTGAAATGGGTAGAAGCTTGTGCTAGGCAAGTAGCAAACTTTTCTGAAGGACATACAATAGTTGTTGAAAAAAGTACTCTCCCAGTAAGAACAGCAGAAGTAATTAAAGCAATACTCTTAGGATCTAATCAAAGTAAAGAAAAAAGTCTTTTAAATACTTCTTTTGATGTATTGTCAAATCCAGAGTTTCTCTCTGAAGGGACTGCAATAAAAGATCTTTACTATCCAGATAGAGTTCTTATTGGGGGAGAAAAAGAAGAGGCTATGGAAGCCTTATCGAAAATTTATAAAAATTGGGTTCCTGAAGAAAAAATATTAAAAACCAACATATGGAGTAGCGAACTTGCAAAACTTACTTCTAATGCTTTTTTAGCGCAAAGAATAAGTTCAATTAACTCTATAAGTGCTATTTGCGAAGCTACTGGTGCAGATATTCGAGAAGTTACAAGAGCTATTGGATCAGATACTAGAATAGGTTCGAAATTCTTAGATTCTGGTCCAGGATTTGGAGGTAGTTGCTTTAAAAAAGATATTCTCAATCTTGTTTATTTATCAAGTTATTTTGGATTAGAAGAAGTAGCAAATTTTTGGGAAAGTGTAGTAGAGCTTAATAAATGGCATCAACATAGAATATCAAAATTAATAGTTAACAAATTATTTGGGACAGTTAGAGGAAAAAAAATCTTTATTTTAGGCTTTGCTTTTAAAGCTAATACAAACGATACCAGAGAATCTGCAGCAATTAATATTTGCAAGGATTTACTAGAAGAAGGAGCAGTACTTTATATTCATGATCCAAAAGTAGGACCGGATCAAATCTGTAAAGATATAGGTATTAAAAGAAAATTGCAGGAAGATGAAATTAAAAATAAAAATTTTTTAAATGAGAGTTCTTGGTACTTTACTAATGATTTTATTGAAGGTGCGGATGGAGCTGATGCAGTTGTAGTTTTAACTGAATGGAGAGAATACAGAATATTGGATTGGGCAACATTATCAAGAAAGCTAAGAAAACCAGCTTGGATTTTTGATTCAAGATCCATAATTCCAACAGAAGTACTTAAAAGTTTAGAGATAAATTTTTGGAGAATTGGTGATGGTTTAAATTAG